From the genome of Alphaproteobacteria bacterium, one region includes:
- a CDS encoding flagellar hook-basal body complex protein, with translation MSLGSSLNAGVSGLKANATRLATISENIANNSTAGYKRVETDFSTIVLSEDQPGGFTAGGVATDVRRSITEKGLVQATSNSTDITINGRGYIPVAKSVTPEDLNPSSDDYRLAVTGSFRPDVNGNLVTNSGYFLLGFPVDQTGATVDPAIARNSFDSLEVVNIGASGFTARPTTSIEFAGNLPAQDTESTGSGDARVLPVEYFDELGNSETLTLTFTPTIPGSGASGNWQMTVVDSADGSTVGDLDLQFHQTGSTAGSLDTVTASTGSYDPATGKLTVTVAGGNAITIDIGTPDTGDGLVQYSGEFAPLRITKDGAGFGNVLRVEVSEDGLVNAIFDNGQTLPIYQIPVADVINPNGMQLTDGNMFQLTRDSGGMFLFDAGHGPVGSTIGYSLENSTVDIAQELTALIETQRSYSSNARIVTTVDEMLQETTNLKR, from the coding sequence CGCGCCTCGCCACGATCTCCGAAAACATCGCAAACAACAGCACGGCGGGCTACAAACGGGTCGAAACCGATTTCTCGACCATCGTGCTGTCGGAAGACCAGCCGGGCGGCTTCACCGCCGGCGGCGTGGCGACGGATGTGCGCCGCTCGATCACGGAAAAGGGCCTGGTTCAGGCCACCAGCAACAGCACCGACATCACCATCAACGGCCGCGGCTATATCCCGGTCGCCAAATCGGTGACGCCGGAGGACTTGAACCCGTCCAGCGACGACTATCGCCTGGCGGTCACCGGTTCGTTCCGGCCGGACGTGAACGGCAATCTGGTCACCAACAGCGGTTACTTCCTGCTGGGCTTCCCGGTGGACCAGACCGGCGCGACGGTCGATCCCGCCATTGCCCGCAACAGCTTCGACTCGCTGGAAGTCGTCAATATCGGCGCCAGCGGCTTCACCGCGCGCCCGACCACGAGTATCGAGTTCGCCGGCAATCTGCCGGCCCAGGATACGGAATCCACCGGGTCCGGCGATGCGCGCGTGCTGCCGGTCGAGTATTTCGATGAGCTGGGCAACAGCGAAACCCTGACCCTGACCTTCACGCCGACCATTCCCGGCAGCGGCGCCTCCGGCAACTGGCAGATGACCGTGGTCGACAGTGCCGACGGTTCCACCGTCGGCGATCTGGACCTCCAGTTCCACCAGACCGGCAGCACGGCCGGCAGCCTCGATACCGTCACGGCCTCCACCGGCAGCTATGACCCGGCCACCGGCAAGCTGACGGTCACCGTGGCGGGCGGCAACGCCATCACCATCGACATCGGCACGCCGGACACTGGCGACGGGCTGGTGCAGTATTCGGGCGAATTCGCACCGCTGCGGATCACCAAGGACGGCGCCGGCTTCGGCAATGTGCTGCGGGTGGAGGTCAGCGAAGATGGCCTGGTCAACGCGATTTTCGACAACGGCCAGACCCTGCCGATCTACCAGATCCCCGTCGCCGACGTCATCAACCCGAACGGCATGCAACTGACCGACGGCAACATGTTTCAGCTGACGCGCGACAGCGGCGGCATGTTCCTGTTCGATGCCGGTCATGGTCCGGTCGGATCGACCATCGGCTATTCGCTGGAAAACTCCACCGTCGATATCGCGCAGGAACTGACGGCCCTGATTGAAACCCAGCGCTCCTACAGCTCCAACGCCCGGATCGTCACCACCGTCGACGAAATGTTGCAGGAAACCACCAACCTGAAACGCTAG